The Lolium rigidum isolate FL_2022 chromosome 1, APGP_CSIRO_Lrig_0.1, whole genome shotgun sequence region CGAGAAGGCAGTTGCCGTCTTCGGCGTCAGGTAGTACCATGTTGCAGCTTCTTGGAACCGTTGATCCAAGGCTTGTGTGCCTGTAGCTGTGAAACTGATGTTCGAACCTCTGTTACTCGTTAGGAACCCTGAGGAGATCCCATGGGCTGAGGCTGGTGCCGACTACGTCGTGGAGTCCACCGGTGTCTTCACTGACAAGGACAAGGCTGCTGCTCACTTGAAGGTATAATTCAACTTCCAGTTTTCATCTTCCTACTGGTATATTGTTTTTGACTATGTGTCCTTTTTGGCCATTGCATACCAGACTGAGGAAGAATACCTTGTTGACATTTTATGTTACAAGTGGTATTCTGTAACTTCTACTTGTGATTTCTTAGTGTGTGTAAGCTTGGTCAGTGAACACACACTCTAAAGAAGCAGGGGAATGACATAGTAGAGACTGTAGTTTCTTTTGCCCCAGAATTTATCTAGTTGATTACTTTGATTTGGGTATGCTCTAGTAACTTAGCAAGTACTGGCATCAGTATTTATGATGGTATATTCAGTGTCCTAAAATATAGTTTTGTTGACTGAGCACAGATACAAAATCTTCTTCTAGCAGTCCTTGCTCTCGATGCTAGTTGCATGGAAGTGCTCTGTTTTACATGAACTTAGCTTTTGCAATGCTGTTCCAACACTTGGTATGTGATTATGTCTTACGCTGTTCTTTAAATATCAGGGTGGTGCCAAGAAGGTGGTCATCTCTGCTCCAAGCAAAGACGCCCCTATGTTCGTTGTTGGTGTCAATGAGGACAAGTACACTTCAGACGTTAACATTGTCTCAAATGCTAGCTGCACCACTAACTGTCTCGCTCCCCTAGCTAAGGCATGATTTACTTCTTCATATATCACTTCATTTCAATGACTGATGACTGATGTTGGGATCACGGTTCATTAATTGTTAACAATGGTTAATTTCATTCTCCAGATCATTAATGACAACTTTGGTATTATTGAGGGTCTGATGACCACTGTTCATTCCATCACTGGTAAGATTTTGTTGACGGCCATGATCTTGTGAATTATTGGACTGTTAAAATTATCAGGAAGTTGACACAGGTAATACTTTTATCTCTCTCAGCCACCCAGAAGACTGTTGACGGACCCTCAAGCAAGGACTGGAGAGGTGGGAGGGCGGCAAGCTTCAACATCATCCCCAGCAGCACCGGCGCTGCCAAGGTATGCCAAGAATAGTGCTCGACATTTGTTCAAAGGCAAATTGTTTTGAATGCATTGTCTTCTCTTACCTCTATTGACTGTTCTGTGCTTAATGTAGTAGTAACTTCTTCTattatgtgctatatccggtgttCGATAAGTGGACCCCTGCCTTGTTACAGGATACTTAAGTGCGGAACTTGGGGTTTGATAGTTAATATTGTGCACACTCATTTTAATTTAGCACTGTGGGCCAGTTAAATAGATTTCAGATTTTAGTATGCTACAACTTGAAATATCATGTGCACAGCTGTGTTCTGGTGTTCAGTCTGCTGTTTATCTCACTTCTCAGGGAAATGGATGTGTTTGTTTCCACCTTCATAGCCGTGATAGCATGCTGTTTTGTTCAAGTTGACACACTTACTAATGATATTAATGGCTTTCAGGCTGTTGGCAAGGTTCTTCCTGAGTTGAACGGCAAGCTTACCGGTATGTCATTCCGGGTTCCCACAGTTGATGTGTCAGTTGTTGATCTCACTGTTAGAATCGAGAAGGCTGCATCATATGAGGACATCAAGAAGGCCATCAAGTAAGTGCAGCTCTAATCTTAGAGCATCCCATGCTCAATTACAGGAGTTCTTTCTGCAGAAATCTCTATTATTCTGCTGCTTTTTCCAGAACGCCACTGACAAGGTTATGCTAATTGTTTTTTCAGGGCTGCATCTGAGGGAAACCTCAAGGGCATCATGGGTTATGTTGAGGAGGATTTGGTCTCCACTGACTTCATTGGGGACAGCAGGTATGCGGATGTCTTCATATTGTTGGCATAAACTGTCAAGTCTTCTCACTCAGACAGTTACTCATTGTCTGTTTATGCAATTTAGGTCGAGCATCTTTGACGCCAAGGCTGGAATTGCTCTGAACGACAACTTCGTCAAGCTTGTCTCGTGGTACGACAACGAGTGGGGTTACAGGTGAGTTGCAATGTTGGTTTCATTTTGTGCGTACAATACAATGTGCTGTTCTCCTCCCCCCTGCCGTTTAACACTTTGAAACAAAATCCTATGCAGCAACCGTGTCGTCGACCTGATCCGCCACATGGCCAAGACACAGTAGGGTGTTCTGCTTTTCTTCTGGGCGGCAAGGCCTGATCCGCCACATGGCCAAGGCACGGTAGTGTTCCGCTTCTCTTCTGGGCGAGTCGGAGACGAGCCTTTTCTTTGTCTATGCAGAGAGAATAAATCTGGACGGCGTTGGCAGACGCCGAGTTCATGCTTAGTTGGACATAAGTTGCCTTCTGTTTTCCGTATCTACTACTACTGCCTGTAATGGAGTTGCTAATCAAGAACTCGTTTTTGCTCGTTTGTGAAAAAATATATATCGTTCAGTTCCGTCGTTTATCTTGTTTCAACTTGCTATGTGAGGTTTCATGCTTGCATTCTGCATTTTACTCTTTGCCTTGCCGTCTGTGTTGTCTAATAGCGCTGGTAGCGAGGGCTGCTGTATGTGTGTGGATAATTA contains the following coding sequences:
- the LOC124690560 gene encoding glyceraldehyde-3-phosphate dehydrogenase 1, cytosolic; translated protein: MGKIKIGINGFGRIGRLVARVALQSDDVELVAVNDPFITTEYMTYMFKYDSVHGHWKHSDIKLKNDKTLLFGEKAVAVFGVRNPEEIPWAEAGADYVVESTGVFTDKDKAAAHLKGGAKKVVISAPSKDAPMFVVGVNEDKYTSDVNIVSNASCTTNCLAPLAKIINDNFGIIEGLMTTVHSITATQKTVDGPSSKDWRGGRAASFNIIPSSTGAAKAVGKVLPELNGKLTGMSFRVPTVDVSVVDLTVRIEKAASYEDIKKAIKAASEGNLKGIMGYVEEDLVSTDFIGDSRSSIFDAKAGIALNDNFVKLVSWYDNEWGYSNRVVDLIRHMAKTQ